One window of Methanothermobacter tenebrarum genomic DNA carries:
- a CDS encoding MnhB domain-containing protein, protein MSTILKIFAFPASIIIICLGISTILGGHITPGGGFQGGAIIAAGFIFCAIVYGFENTPFKFTHRFMATLESIGAIGYILLGLAGLLLSGYFLYNIGVDLYNLLPASIGSVFNYPDAVHAGIIPYLNILIGLKVLVGLSAVVITFLEFKGE, encoded by the coding sequence ATGAGCACCATACTCAAAATATTCGCATTCCCGGCATCAATAATAATAATATGCCTTGGAATCTCAACAATACTAGGAGGCCATATAACCCCCGGTGGCGGATTCCAGGGTGGCGCGATCATAGCAGCAGGATTCATATTCTGTGCAATAGTCTACGGATTCGAGAATACACCATTCAAATTCACGCACAGGTTCATGGCAACATTAGAGAGCATAGGGGCTATAGGCTACATACTCCTTGGATTGGCCGGCCTCCTACTCTCTGGTTACTTCCTCTACAATATAGGAGTGGACTTGTATAATCTCCTGCCAGCGAGCATAGGTAGTGTTTTCAATTACCCGGACGCAGTACATGCGGGTATAATACCATACCTGAACATATTAATTGGATTGAAAGTGCTGGTGGGTTTGAGCGCCGTTGTCATAACCTTCCTAGAATTTAAAGGAGAATAA
- a CDS encoding EhbH, translated as MFEGIRGLIATFSLAIFGITFFDTIIGLYKVLNPGISYIYNYVGTRIAPNMVTIVVFDWRGYDTLGEALILVTAVIVTLLIFGRGKVELGGK; from the coding sequence ATGTTTGAAGGGATCAGGGGTCTTATAGCAACATTTTCATTAGCCATTTTTGGAATCACATTTTTTGATACCATAATAGGCCTATACAAGGTTCTTAATCCTGGTATAAGTTACATATACAATTATGTGGGTACGAGGATAGCCCCCAACATGGTTACAATTGTCGTATTCGACTGGAGAGGATATGACACCCTCGGAGAGGCTCTAATATTAGTCACAGCGGTTATTGTAACATTACTCATCTTTGGAAGAGGGAAAGTAGAACTTGGAGGGAAATAG
- a CDS encoding energy-converting hydrogenase B subunit G, EhbG, translating to MTLYDTIIEKIREIEEKTRMEARVTNISASAVLTAELTLVSTIFLAILMIRKLNIYIMVLFLLLVGVMLSSMTPITVILRREQTDSFYKMIFYVILTFGVLITLLYWGNINV from the coding sequence ATGACATTATATGATACTATAATCGAGAAGATAAGGGAGATAGAAGAGAAGACTAGGATGGAGGCGCGGGTGACGAATATATCCGCCTCTGCTGTTTTAACAGCTGAACTCACCCTCGTATCCACAATATTCCTAGCGATACTAATGATAAGGAAACTAAATATTTACATAATGGTACTTTTCCTCTTATTGGTTGGGGTCATGTTATCTTCAATGACACCCATCACAGTTATTCTACGCAGGGAGCAAACCGACTCCTTTTATAAGATGATATTTTATGTCATCTTAACCTTCGGAGTTTTAATAACATTACTCTACTGGGGGAATATAAATGTTTGA
- a CDS encoding energy-converting hydrogenase B subunit J, translating to MLYVGPSLFGFLIGFILGTRIKEDEEVKFPISSYIVILIAAILMAWQLGPFPYYHDLPLASGFIAAFVGIILGRIIRG from the coding sequence ATGTTATATGTTGGTCCAAGCCTCTTCGGATTCCTAATAGGTTTCATCCTCGGAACAAGGATAAAAGAAGATGAAGAAGTAAAATTTCCCATATCATCCTATATTGTAATCCTTATAGCCGCAATTTTAATGGCATGGCAACTAGGCCCATTCCCATACTACCATGATCTGCCATTAGCAAGCGGTTTCATAGCAGCATTCGTTGGTATAATACTAGGGAGGATCATAAGAGGCTAA